Proteins found in one Penaeus monodon isolate SGIC_2016 unplaced genomic scaffold, NSTDA_Pmon_1 PmonScaffold_1386, whole genome shotgun sequence genomic segment:
- the LOC119569275 gene encoding vegetative cell wall protein gp1-like, with protein sequence MPPSASAAAKAEAERPPSASPAAEAAGPPFRLSVSAEPQCPLQRLPHPQPPNPNPPICLLQPLLQPKTRGVPPSRICLSPSAPPFSIGPQPPAEPRGAPFRICLAASVPPSGALHSQKTGQCPFQRRPAETAVPPFRSATPKNPPVPLSASAAAETAVPPLKRPPTPKSRVPFLQGSAAAEVALFPSRSQSLSAPSALPQPKPGQGPSFTRLPTPKAAVPPQLAKPKPRSASFSVGPRGRNRISSPRSATAEAHFPFLQRLPQPILQSLLQRLPKASVPLQVATAKNRSAFSQRCHTRTRRAPFTRQKPKPRVPPSGAPTAKPQSLLQRLPAAKPHAPPSPVCAPKPQIASLHLPTLVPPSAFCRSSRASFSVSTAAPEAAVPPSFSPKPKNPQYPLSASATAETQCLLQVCRTQKGPSASFSISKTPHPPSPSAESLQCPLFRSPTAHRSRSASFSVSRSRSRMPFQQKLQSAKHVSPKIDFEGLSCHLGCGGVCAYSRAVGLGAPNAIFPLIHVLRHRTRFPRMKRKRT encoded by the exons atgcctccttcagcgtctgccgcagccAAAGCCGAAGCCGAACGTCCTCCGTCAGCCTCTCCCGCAGCCGAAGCCGCGGGGCCCCCCTTTCGG CTTTCTGTTTCAGCCGAACCGCAGTGCCcccttcagcgtctgccgcacCCGCAGCCCCCCAACCCGAATCCCCCAATTTGCCTCCTTCAGCCCTTGCTGCagcccaaaacccggggggtaCCCCCTTCCCGAATCTGCCTTTCCCCCAGTGCCCCCCCCTTCAGCATCGGGCCGCAGCCCCCAGCCGAGCCCCGGGGTGCCCCCTTTCGCATCTGTTTGGCAGCCTCAGTGCCCCCTTCGGGCGCCCTCCACAGCCAAAAAACCGGGCAGTGCCCCTTTCAGCGTCGCCCAGCCGAAACCGCAGTGCCCCCTTTCAGGTCtgccacacccaaaaaccccccagtcCCCCTttcagcgtctgccgcagccGAAACCGCAGTGCCCCCCTTAAAGcgtccccccacacccaaaagcCGCGTCCCTTTCCTTCAGGGGTCTGCCGCAGCCGAAGTTGCATTGTTTCCTTCACGCTCCCAAAGCCTCAGTGCCCCTTCAGCGCTGCCACAGCCAAAACCCGGGCAGGGGCCCTCCTTCACCCGTCTCCCAACCCCAAAAGCCGCAGTGCCTCCTCAGCTTGCCAAGCCGAAACcccgcagtgcctccttcagcgtcggGCCACGGGGCCGAAACCGCATTTCCTCCCCCAGGTCTGCCACAGCCGAagcccatttccctttccttcagcgtctgccgcagccAATTTTGCAGTCCCTCCTTCAGCGTCTCCCCAAAGCCTCAGTGCCCCTTCAGGTCGCCACAGCCAAAAACCGCAGTGCCTTTTCCCAGCGCTGCCACACCCGAACCCGCAGGGCCCCCTTCACGCGCCAAAAGCCGAAGCCGCGGGTGCCTCCTTCAGGGGCTCCCACAGCCAAACCGCAGTCCCTCCTTCAGCGTCTCCCCGCAGCAAAACCGCATGCCCCCCCTTCACCCGTCTGcgcacccaaaccccaaattgcCTCCTTACATCTGCCCACCCTCGTGCCCCCTTCAGCGTTTTGCCGCAGCTCCCGTGCCTCCTTCAGTGTCTCCACAGCCGCACCCGAAGCCGCAGTCCCTCCCAGCTTCTCCCCGAAACCCAAAAACCCGCAGTACCCCCTTTCCGCGTCTGCCACTGCCGAAACGCAGTGCCTCCTTCAGGTCTGCCGCACCCAAAAGGGCCCCAGTGCCTCCTTCAGCATCTCCAaaacccctcaccctccttccccgtcTGCCGAAAGTTTGCAGTGCCCCCTTTTCAGGTCTCCCACAGCCCACCGAAGCCGCAGTGCTTCCTTCAGCGTCTCCCGCAGCCGAAGCCGCATGCCTTTTCAG CAGAAACTCCAGAGTGCGAAACACGTTTCCCCGAAAATTGATTTTGAAGGCCTTAGCTGTCATTtagggtgtggtggggtttgtgctTACTCTAGGGCTGTAGGCTTGGGGGCTCCCAATGCCATCTTTCCACTGATCCATGTGTTACGACACCGGACCAGATTCCCCCGCATGAAAAGAAAACGCACATAA